From a single Brassica napus cultivar Da-Ae chromosome C9, Da-Ae, whole genome shotgun sequence genomic region:
- the LOC111209358 gene encoding uncharacterized protein LOC111209358 has protein sequence MSKIANRDYAALNLSGDNYLQWALDTRISLKSKGLGDTIIEDNNENEKNRYRAISFMRHHLIEGLKDQYMTIENPLDLWNALKHRYDHQKMVLLPKARHEWMHLRFMDYKSVDEYNSALFKIVSILRLCGEEVSDVMMLEKTYTTFNQSNSVFQQQYRTKGFATYTDLISCLLLAEANNDLLMKNSGARPAGTAPLPEAHEVEKKDPKETYYTQDNRKPYGNSRGGYRGRRRDNHNGRDNYSTGQKGNHNNRGRGSNYGRGRGNYGRGRGGISKPSYTSKSLCHRCEMVNHWAKNCRTPKHLCELYQESLKNKNPEANMIQENGHDDK, from the coding sequence atgtcgaaaatagcaaacagagactacgcagcccttaatctctccggagacaattacttgcagtgggcgctagatacaaGGATAAGTCTAaagtccaagggactcggtgataccATCATCgaggacaacaatgagaatgaaaagaatagATACAGGGCCATAAGTTTtatgcgccatcatctcattgaaggtcttaaagatcagtacatgacgATTGAGAATCCATTGGATCTTTGGAATGCTTTAAAGcacagatatgatcaccaaaagatggtgttgcttccaaaggcaagGCACGAATGGATGCATCTCAGATTCATGGACTATAAGTCGGTGGACGAGTATAATTCAGCCTTGTTCAAGATAGTTTCAATACTAAGGCTTTGTGGTGAAGAAGTATCCGATGTGatgatgcttgaaaagacctaCACGACTTTCAATCAGTCGAATTCTGTGTTCCAACAGCAATATAGAACAAAAGGTTttgccacatatactgatctgatctcatgtctactcttggccgaggcaaacaatgaccTCCTTATGAAGAATAGTGGAGCCAGACCGGCCGGGACAGCACCATTACCCGAAGCCCATGAggttgaaaagaaagatcccaaagaGACCTACTACACCCAAGACAACAGGAAACCATACGGCAATAGCCGTGGTGGGTACAGGGGGCGTAGGCGTGACAATCATAACGGTCGAGACAACTACTCAACCGGCCaaaaaggaaaccacaataaccgtggtcgtggttccaattacggtCGGGGCCGAGGCAATTATGGCCGTGGacgaggtggcatatccaaaccatcttacacgtccaaGTCATTATGTCACAGATGCGAGATGGtcaaccattgggccaagaactgcagaactccgaaacacttgtgcgaactctatcaagagagcctcaagaacaagaacccggaggcaaacATGATTCAAGAAAACGGTCATGATGACAAATGA